One Calorimonas adulescens DNA segment encodes these proteins:
- the galU gene encoding UTP--glucose-1-phosphate uridylyltransferase GalU: MKIRKAIIPAAGLGTRFLPATKAQPKEMLPIVDKPTIQYIVEEAVNSGIEDILIITGRNKRAIEDHFDKSVELELELKNKGKENLLNLVEDITNMVDIHYIRQKEPRGLGHAIYCARAFVGNEPFAVLLGDDIVDSRVPVLRQMIDVYEKYNCTILGVQEVPEDDVSKYGIVGCSEIEDRIYKVNNLIEKPKKSEAPSRVGILGRYIISPRIFEILEHTKPGAGGEIQLTDALKELLRYEAVYAYNFEGRRYDVGDKMGYLMATVEFALKRDDLREEFGRYLKSLVTNLPDDVLTEAAISNDL, from the coding sequence ATGAAGATAAGAAAAGCGATAATACCAGCGGCTGGATTGGGGACAAGGTTTCTACCGGCCACAAAGGCACAGCCAAAAGAGATGCTTCCGATTGTAGACAAGCCCACAATACAGTATATTGTGGAGGAAGCTGTTAACTCCGGTATAGAGGATATACTTATTATTACCGGCCGGAACAAGAGGGCCATTGAGGACCATTTCGACAAGTCAGTAGAGCTTGAACTGGAACTCAAGAATAAGGGGAAAGAAAACCTTCTAAACCTTGTAGAGGATATAACCAATATGGTGGACATCCACTACATAAGGCAGAAAGAGCCCAGAGGCCTCGGACATGCCATATACTGTGCCAGGGCTTTTGTGGGCAATGAGCCTTTTGCCGTCCTTCTGGGCGATGATATAGTTGACAGCAGGGTGCCAGTCTTAAGGCAGATGATTGATGTGTATGAGAAATATAACTGTACCATCCTGGGTGTGCAGGAGGTGCCGGAGGATGATGTGAGCAAGTATGGTATAGTGGGCTGCTCGGAGATAGAGGATAGGATCTATAAGGTCAATAATCTCATTGAAAAGCCCAAAAAGAGTGAGGCGCCGTCAAGGGTTGGTATACTTGGCAGATACATAATTTCCCCAAGGATATTTGAGATACTGGAGCATACTAAGCCGGGGGCAGGAGGAGAGATACAGCTCACTGATGCCTTAAAGGAACTTTTGAGATATGAGGCTGTTTATGCCTACAATTTTGAGGGTAGAAGATACGATGTAGGCGATAAAATGGGCTATCTCATGGCTACCGTGGAGTTTGCACTGAAAAGGGATGATCTGAGGGAAGAGTTTGGCAGGTATT